In one window of Vanrija pseudolonga chromosome 5, complete sequence DNA:
- the gsy-1 gene encoding Glycogen [starch] synthase: MAVVRDVHQPLLFEVAWEVANKVGGIYTVIKTKVPVTVKEFGDRFTLIGPLSYKSAPVEVEAEEPEPGTPLAESLQAMKDRGVKYLYGRWLIEGAPRVLLFDTGSAHDRLDEWKADLWNIAGIPTPPNDHETNETILFGYLTAWFLGEFTSRCLDKAVIAHFHEWQAGLAIPLCRKRKIDVTTIFTTHATLLGRYLCAGSVDFYNNLQYFDVDHEAGKRGIYHRYCIERSATHCADVFTTVSHITAFESEHLLKRKPDGVLPNGLNVVKFAAMHEFQNLHVKAKEKINDFIRGHFYGHFDFDLDNTIYLFTAGRYEFRNKGVDMFIESLARLNHRLKTMGSKMTVVAFIIMPAATNSYTVEALKGQAVTGQLKDVVSQITERIGQRIFEHASRYNGTHGTEVPNPEDLMSKEDKVLLKRRVFALKRTTLPPVVTHNMADDAADPILNQIRRVQLFNRTSDRVKVIFHPEFLNSNNPILGLDYEEFVRGCHMGVFPSYYEPFGYTPAECTVMGIPNITTNLSGFGCFMEDLLESPEDYGCYIVDRRNQGVDESVEQLTNQLLGFTMKSRRQRINQRNRTERLSELLDWKSLGVEYAKARQLALRRAYPDSFDDDEPEFTGVQRVGAPLSAPGSPRFRSGMMTPGDYATLTEEMEHLSTTDYMGGKSWQGINDVDDESHYGFPVVMKGRTRSDSLGSAISGRQTPSGSRKLTEKDLDAADAALSSHSANGNGH; encoded by the exons ATGGCCGTGGTCCGTGACGTTCACCAGCCCCTCCTCTTCGAGGTCGCCTGGGAGGTGGCCAACAAGGTCGGCGGTATCTACACGGTCATCAAGACAAAGGTCCCCGTCACTGTCAAGGAGTTTGGTGACCG aTTCACGCTCATCGGTCCTCTGAGCTACAAGTCTGCCccagtcgaggtcgaggccgaggagcc AGAACCCGGcaccccgctcgccgagtcgcTCCAGGCTATGAAGGACCGCGGTGTCAAGTACCTCTACGGCCGATGGCTCATTGAGGGCGCCCCACGTGTGCTTCTCTTCGACACTGGCAGCGCCCACGACCG TCTTGACGAGTGGAAGGCCGACCTCTGGAACATTGCCGGCATCCCCACGCCCCCCAACGACCACGAGACGAACGAGACGATCCTCTTCGGCTACCTCACCGCATGGTTCCTCGGAGAG TTCACCTCGCGCTGCCTTGACAAGGCTGTTATCGCCCACTTCCACGAGTGGCAGGCTGGCCTGGCCATTCCTCTCTGCCGCAAGCGCAAGATTGACGTGACGACCATCTTCACCACCCACGCCACTCTTCTCGGCCGCTACCTCTGTGCGGGCAGTGTAGACTTCTACAACAACCTACAGTACTTTGACGTTGACCATGAGGCGGGCAAGCGCGGTATCTACCACCG TTACTGCATTGAACGCTCGGCGACGCACTGCGCCGATGTCTTCACGACCGTTTCCCACATCACGGCGTTCGAGAGTGAGCACCTGCTCAAGCGCAAGCCCGACGGTGTCCTGCCCAACGGTCTCAACGTCGTCAAGTTTGCCGCCATGCACGAGTTCCAGAACCTTCacgtcaaggccaaggagaagaTCAACGACTTCATCCGCGGCCACTTCTACGGTCACTTTGACTTTGACCTCGACAACACCATCTACCTGTTCACGGCTGGTCGTTACGAGTTCCGTAACAAGGGTGTTGACATGTTCATCGAGTCGCTTGCTC GCCTGAACCACCGCCTCAAGACGATGGGCTCCAAGATGACGGTTGTCGCCTTCATCATCATGCCTGCGGCGACCAACTCGTACACTgtcgaggccctcaaggGCCAGGCCGTTACTGGCCAGCTCAAGGACGTTGTCAGCCAGATCACTGAGCGCATCGGCCAGCGCATCTTTGAGCACGCCTCGAGATACAACGGTACCCACGGTACCGAGGTCCCCAACCCCGAGGACCTCATGtccaaggaggacaaggttCTCCTCAAGCGCCGCGTGTTTGCCCTCAAGCgcaccaccctccccccTGTCGTGACGCACAacatggccgacgacgctgcggaCCCGATCCTGAACCAGATTCGTCGTGTCCAGCTCTTCAACCGCACGTCGGACCGCGTCAAGGTCATCTTCCACCCCGAGTTCCTCAACTCGAACAACCCGattctcggcctcgactaCGAGGAGTTTGTCCGTGGTTGCCACATGGGTGTCTTCCCATCCTACTACGAGCCGTTCGGCTACACGCCGGCCGAGTGCACGGTCATGGGTATCCCCAACATCACGACCAACCTGTCGGGCTTCGGCTGCTTCATGGAGGACCTGCTCGAGTCGCCCGAGGACTATGGTTGTTACATTGTCGACCGCCGCAACCAGGGTGTCGACGAGtcggtcgagcagctcaccAACCAGCTTCTCGGCTTCACAATGAAGTCGCGTCGCCAGCGTATCAACCAGCGTAACCGTACGGAGCGTCTctccgagctcctcgactgGAAGTCGCTTGGTGTCGAGTACGCAAAGGCTCGTCAGCTTGCGCTCCGTCGTGCCTACCCCGACtcgtttgacgacgacgagcccgagttTACTGGCGTGCAGCGTGTCGGTGCTCCTCTGTCCGCTCCTGGAAGCCCGCGCTTCCGTTCGGGTATGATGACGCCCGGTGACTACGCAACGCTCACCGAGGAGATGGAGCACCTGAGCACAACCGACTACATGGGTGGCAAGT CGTGGCAGGGCAtcaacgacgtcgacgacgagagccaCTATGGCTTCCCTGTTGTCATGAAGGGGCGCACTCGGTCCGACTCGCTCGGTTCTGCTATTTCTGGCCGCCAGACGCCATCTGGCAGCCGCAAGCTGACCGAGAAGGActtggacgcggcggacgcggctCTGTCTTCGCACAGTGCCAATGGCAACGGTCACTAA
- the SEC11 gene encoding Signal peptidase complex catalytic subunit SEC11: MFGDEIARLRKLGVQGLLFQLLNFLNVVASGLMMWKALCLVTNSESPIVVVLSGSMQPAFYRGDILFLTNPANTPYEVGDITVYKVAGQGIPIVHRVHATHETNGSQLLLTKGDANPDNDIVLYEGPQWLESKQVVGKVRGFLPYVGYVTIAMLAILFFSTSPSSPFIAALAPDTPTPEPTPDASVPPPAYDEHIADRGAFYLNGGRIFDPVLVGYREMQRAWSDSAVTNSTAPASVDAEPDHGQGAAGSPPTDLPKSGPAAWPGKWKLGLSSLRATPKDASKSQSRSGAETIAKPPVPPSEAAISDSVSASAASLSQQHALASPPSPPSPSLPPGYVDLRIGGIGFVVDLGWRRTDQGLHWEVDDIRHARATRDARRRGSSGTVPGASSKNAGSVLGAAAAAGVDESSSGKAKGSRRNSWLGASFVGSW; encoded by the exons atgtTCGGAGACGAGATAGCGCGTCTGCGCAAGCTCGGAGTGCAGGGC CTCCTGTTCCAGCTCCTCAACTTTCTCAAtgtcgtcgcgtcgggccTCATGATGTGGAAGGCGCTGTGCCTCGTCACCAACTCCGAGTCACCGATCGTTGTTGTCCTCTC TGGATCCATGCAGCCCGCATTCTACCGTGGCGAcatcctcttcctcaccAACCCCGCTAACACGCCGTACGAGGTCGGAGACATCACCGTGTACAAGGT TGCCGGCCAAGGCATCCCGATCGTCCACCGCGTCCACGCGACACACGAGAC CAACGGATCACAGCTCCTCCTGACCAAGGGCGACGCGAACCCAGACAATGACATTGTGCTGTACGAGGGCCCCCAGTGGCTCGAGTCGAAGCAGGTCGTGGGCAAGGTCCGCGG GTTCCTGCCGTATGTCGGCTATGTGACCATCGCCATG CTGGCCatcctcttcttctccacGTCCCCATCATCACCCTTTATCGCCGCACTCGCGCCGGATACGCCGACTCCCGAGCCCACACCTGACGCGTCGGTGCCACCACCCGCGTACGACGAGCACATTGCCGACCGCGGCGCATTCTACCTCAATGGAGGGCGCATCTTCGACCCTGTGCTCGTCGGCTATCGCGAGATGCAGCGCGCGTGGAGCGACAGCGCCGTGACCaactcgacggcgccggcgtcggtcgacgccgagccagaCCACGGCCagggcgccgccggcagcccCCCGACCGACCTCCCCAAGTCTGGCCCCGCAGCGTGGCCAGGTAAATGGAAGCTGGGGCTCTCGTCTCTCCGAGCCACCCCCAAGGACGCATCAAAATCGCAATCTCGGAGTGGCGCCGAGACGATCGCCAAGCCGCCGGTGCCCCCAAGCGAGGCCGCCATTTCAGACAGtgtctcggcgagcgcagcgagtcTGAGTCAGCAGCATGCGCTGGcatcaccgccgtcgccgccatcgccgtctcTGCCGCCTGGGTATGTCGACCTGCGTATCGGCGGCATTGGCTTtgttgtcgacctcggctgGCGGAGGACAGACCAGGGTCTGCACTGGGAGGTGGACGACATCAGGCACGCGCGGGCGACACGtgacgctcgccgccgagggtcAAGCGGTACAGTTCCAGGTGCAAGTAGCAAAAATGCTGGGAgtgtgctcggcgcggcggcggcggcgggagtaGACGAGAGCAGTAgcggcaaggccaagggaAGCCGGCGGAACTCGTGGCTGGGCGCCTCGTTTGTTGGGTCTTGGTAG